A single region of the Leisingera thetidis genome encodes:
- a CDS encoding cation:proton antiporter codes for METWVVISFIAVLFFLIGMAEPLAARLRLPYSAIIAMIGIVLGLGASFFLRTDLTDALNPVAEAILGLPIRAEIFIYVFLPTLLFQATIGMDLRQMVGDGVPIIVLAVIAVVAATGLVGFALHWASSLPLTACLLVGSIVSTTDPSAVVSIFRSIAAPQRLTRIIEGESLLNDAAAIALFGLFLGFVMVGIPNPSMSEALAGFPMLILGGALTGWLATRVAVWVMSLFADFILAQVSISVALPYLAYVIAEQVLGASGVIAVVAAGLSLHLTAPGRLTPQTWTKLREAWDLLAHWAGAMIFVLAALFIPRLLQEIRLTDAGLILVVIAAAVAARALILFVLMPLLTGLRLSPAIDRNYRTAILWGGLRGALTLALALAVTENALIPHETKRLVGILATGFTLFTLLVQGTTLRWVIGKLGLDRLSAFDAALSQQAVAVALQTVREEVAGVTQSYRLSRETVRAEAKQFGVWLDEAVRAAEETTGILDKDRVKLGLISLAAAEREAALSQLRERLISTRVSEQLISSADRLIEAVRTQGRSGYRRRTRDMLAYGLGFRLALSLHNRLRVPVLLGKLTADRFEYMLAQRVILEDLDAFIGRRIRRIHGKRVAQLLQEMVARRAEALQAALEGLRLQYPGYAEELERLFIRRAALRFEEREYRTLHEDGLIGTEVLTALLQDLLARRAKLDSRPGLDVAVQRTELIRRLPFYEALDRRSRKRLERSLKTIYVKAGSPLPAGGAGGKSVYFIASGALELKRAGRVSRLGRGDMFGHAALLTPGVRPAQAQAIAPSVLLELREAEFRKLLDRSEALRAAVQASLREQKASLPRLPRAAVQDATE; via the coding sequence ATGGAAACCTGGGTCGTCATCTCTTTTATTGCCGTGCTGTTCTTCCTGATCGGCATGGCGGAGCCGTTGGCTGCACGGCTGCGGCTGCCATACAGCGCAATCATCGCCATGATCGGTATTGTGCTGGGCCTCGGTGCCAGTTTTTTCCTGCGCACCGACCTGACGGATGCGCTCAACCCTGTGGCGGAGGCCATCCTCGGGCTGCCGATCCGGGCCGAGATCTTCATCTACGTGTTCCTGCCGACGCTGCTGTTTCAGGCCACGATCGGGATGGACCTGCGCCAGATGGTCGGGGACGGCGTGCCGATCATCGTGCTGGCGGTGATCGCCGTTGTGGCCGCGACCGGGCTTGTAGGGTTTGCGCTGCACTGGGCGAGCAGCCTGCCGCTGACTGCCTGTCTGCTGGTCGGTTCCATCGTCTCCACAACTGACCCTTCGGCGGTGGTCAGCATCTTCCGGTCGATTGCGGCGCCTCAGCGCCTGACGCGGATCATCGAAGGGGAAAGCCTGCTGAACGATGCGGCGGCAATTGCGCTGTTCGGTCTGTTTCTCGGCTTCGTGATGGTCGGCATCCCCAATCCCTCGATGAGCGAAGCGCTGGCCGGCTTTCCGATGCTGATCCTGGGCGGCGCGCTGACCGGCTGGCTGGCAACCCGCGTGGCGGTCTGGGTCATGAGCCTGTTTGCGGATTTCATTCTGGCCCAGGTTTCCATTTCGGTCGCCTTGCCCTACCTGGCCTATGTCATCGCCGAGCAGGTCCTGGGCGCATCCGGGGTTATTGCGGTGGTCGCGGCTGGGCTGTCGCTGCATCTGACCGCACCGGGACGGCTGACGCCGCAGACCTGGACCAAGCTGCGCGAGGCGTGGGATCTGCTGGCGCATTGGGCGGGGGCCATGATCTTTGTGCTTGCGGCACTGTTCATCCCGCGGCTGCTGCAGGAAATACGGCTGACGGACGCCGGCCTGATCCTGGTGGTGATCGCCGCCGCCGTCGCGGCGCGTGCGCTGATCCTGTTTGTGCTGATGCCGTTGCTGACCGGGTTGCGCCTGTCGCCGGCCATCGACCGTAATTACCGCACTGCCATCCTCTGGGGCGGGCTGCGCGGGGCGCTCACGCTGGCGCTGGCGCTGGCAGTGACCGAAAATGCGCTGATCCCGCATGAAACCAAACGCCTCGTCGGAATCCTCGCCACCGGGTTCACCCTGTTCACCCTGCTTGTTCAGGGCACGACGCTGCGCTGGGTGATCGGCAAGCTCGGGCTGGACCGTCTGTCCGCCTTTGATGCGGCGCTGTCGCAGCAGGCAGTTGCGGTTGCTCTGCAGACCGTGCGCGAAGAGGTCGCCGGTGTCACCCAAAGCTACCGGCTCAGTCGTGAAACGGTGCGCGCCGAGGCCAAACAATTCGGCGTCTGGCTGGACGAGGCGGTCCGGGCCGCGGAGGAAACCACCGGCATTCTCGACAAGGACCGTGTCAAGCTGGGGCTGATCTCGCTGGCCGCGGCTGAGCGCGAAGCGGCGCTCAGCCAGCTGCGGGAGCGCCTGATTTCCACCCGCGTGTCGGAGCAGCTGATCTCCAGTGCCGACCGGCTGATCGAAGCCGTCCGGACCCAGGGCCGCTCCGGATACCGCAGACGCACGCGGGACATGCTGGCCTATGGGCTCGGTTTCCGCCTGGCGTTGTCGCTGCACAACCGCCTGCGGGTGCCGGTGCTGCTGGGAAAACTGACAGCGGACCGGTTCGAGTACATGCTGGCGCAACGGGTCATTCTTGAGGATCTCGATGCGTTTATCGGCAGGCGGATCCGCCGCATTCACGGCAAACGCGTGGCCCAGCTGCTGCAGGAAATGGTTGCCCGGCGCGCTGAAGCGCTGCAAGCGGCTCTGGAAGGACTGCGGCTGCAGTATCCCGGCTACGCCGAAGAACTGGAACGGCTGTTCATCCGGCGCGCGGCGCTGCGTTTCGAGGAGCGTGAATACCGGACACTGCACGAAGACGGGCTGATCGGCACCGAAGTGCTGACGGCCTTGCTGCAGGATCTGCTGGCCCGCAGGGCAAAACTGGACAGCCGTCCGGGGCTTGATGTGGCGGTCCAGCGCACGGAACTGATCCGAAGGCTTCCCTTCTACGAGGCACTTGACCGCCGCAGCCGCAAACGCCTCGAGCGCAGCCTGAAGACCATCTATGTCAAGGCAGGCAGCCCATTGCCGGCCGGCGGCGCAGGCGGCAAGAGCGTCTATTTTATTGCCTCCGGTGCGCTGGAACTGAAGCGTGCAGGCCGGGTCAGCCGGCTGGGCCGGGGGGACATGTTTGGCCATGCCGCGCTTTTGACCCCGGGTGTGCGCCCTGCGCAGGCCCAGGCCATCGCTCCATCCGTGCTGCTGGAACTGCGCGAAGCGGAATTCCGCAAGCTGCTGGACCGCAGCGAGGCCCTGCGCGCGGCGGTGCAGGCGAGCCTGAGGGAGCAAAAGGCCAGTTTGCCGCGCTTGCCAAGGGCCGCTGTGCAGGACGCGACGGAGTGA
- a CDS encoding HPP family protein, with amino-acid sequence MSNFFRHLSPALPRAQFGETIRASGGAAAGLGLCTLLVFAWPLIADIPMGLLAPLGASAVLVFAVPNSPLAQPWSAVGGNVISAVAAVAVLQTVPSPWGPALAVAAAIFAMMLARALHPPGGAIALLAALDPEPVLKAGYVFALAPVGVLTAALVLAAVLYNWITGRTYPFRQPGQPAVQSQEIRLGLSNEELEDLLQRFHQTSNIGVADLGRLLAAAEEEAAQHRFESVTCGSIMTQDLLTVAPDVPIDRIAQMFRSQSIKSLPVVDAKGAFAGIILQSDLINALIRDGSSGRFRPARRAALTAKDVMQPPSGAVPQDLPVGTLLNRLAAQGVQSVPVTSEGRLVGILTRTDIIGLLLQGAQNRLAA; translated from the coding sequence ATGTCTAACTTCTTTCGCCACCTGTCGCCCGCACTCCCGCGGGCTCAGTTTGGAGAAACGATTCGCGCGTCGGGCGGCGCCGCGGCCGGACTTGGGCTCTGCACGCTGCTTGTATTTGCCTGGCCCCTGATCGCGGACATTCCGATGGGGCTTCTCGCCCCCCTGGGGGCCTCGGCGGTGCTGGTGTTCGCGGTTCCGAACTCTCCGCTGGCGCAGCCTTGGTCAGCAGTTGGCGGCAATGTGATTTCCGCTGTGGCCGCCGTTGCGGTCTTGCAAACCGTGCCGTCACCCTGGGGACCGGCCTTGGCTGTCGCTGCAGCCATTTTTGCCATGATGCTTGCGCGGGCGCTGCATCCGCCGGGCGGCGCAATTGCCCTGCTGGCGGCACTGGACCCGGAACCGGTTCTCAAGGCGGGTTATGTCTTTGCGCTGGCGCCGGTCGGCGTCCTGACCGCCGCCCTGGTCCTGGCCGCCGTTCTGTACAACTGGATCACCGGCCGTACATACCCGTTCCGCCAGCCCGGGCAGCCAGCTGTGCAATCGCAGGAAATCCGCCTCGGCCTCAGCAATGAAGAGCTGGAAGATCTGCTGCAGCGCTTCCATCAAACCTCCAACATTGGTGTCGCCGATCTGGGACGCCTGCTGGCAGCCGCCGAGGAGGAAGCTGCCCAGCACAGGTTTGAAAGCGTAACCTGCGGCAGCATCATGACACAGGATCTGCTCACCGTGGCGCCTGACGTGCCGATTGACCGGATCGCGCAGATGTTCCGCAGCCAGTCCATAAAGAGCCTTCCGGTCGTGGACGCCAAGGGGGCCTTCGCGGGGATCATACTGCAAAGCGACCTGATCAATGCGCTGATACGGGACGGCAGCAGCGGAAGGTTCCGCCCCGCACGCCGGGCCGCCTTGACAGCCAAGGACGTGATGCAGCCCCCCTCCGGCGCTGTTCCGCAGGACCTGCCTGTCGGAACCCTCCTGAACCGGCTGGCCGCCCAAGGGGTGCAATCGGTGCCGGTCACCAGCGAGGGCCGCCTTGTGGGCATTCTCACTCGGACCGATATCATCGGCCTTCTCCTGCAAGGCGCGCAAAACCGTCTTGCTGCTTGA